In a genomic window of Arachnia rubra:
- a CDS encoding ABC transporter ATP-binding protein has product MNAIELQRVHKSFRSPDGLVEAVAGIDVTIKPGEIVAFLGPNGAGKTTTLDMLLGLTSPTSGTIEVFGLAPRSAIMQGKIGAVLQTGGLLRDLRVEETIRAIAALQGATSRVGRVMALTGLADVARRQVSRCSGGEQQRVKFALALLTDPQLLILDEPTAGLDVTARRDFWDSMRAQAAGGRTIVFATHYLEEAQNFAQRIVLIAKGRIIADGSVDEVRRLTNHRRLTAQLPPGRAENLVAELRPFLGDDASLDGTCLNTTVIESDALALALLERGAWDLTVTAANLEEAFFTLTETERQP; this is encoded by the coding sequence ATGAATGCCATTGAGCTACAGCGAGTGCACAAGAGCTTCCGCAGCCCTGACGGTCTCGTCGAAGCTGTTGCCGGAATTGACGTCACCATCAAGCCAGGTGAGATCGTTGCCTTCCTCGGCCCCAATGGAGCGGGAAAGACCACTACCCTGGACATGCTGCTGGGACTCACCTCTCCCACCTCGGGCACTATCGAGGTGTTCGGACTGGCTCCCCGCAGCGCCATCATGCAGGGCAAGATCGGGGCTGTACTCCAGACCGGTGGCCTACTGCGGGACCTGAGGGTTGAGGAGACGATCAGGGCGATCGCTGCCTTGCAGGGTGCCACCTCCCGGGTGGGGAGGGTGATGGCTCTCACCGGGCTGGCGGATGTGGCACGCCGCCAGGTGTCCCGGTGCTCCGGCGGGGAGCAGCAGCGGGTCAAGTTTGCGCTGGCCCTGCTAACGGATCCCCAGCTCCTCATCCTCGATGAGCCCACTGCCGGGCTTGATGTCACCGCCAGGCGCGACTTCTGGGATTCCATGCGTGCCCAGGCTGCAGGAGGACGCACCATCGTGTTCGCCACCCACTACCTGGAGGAGGCGCAGAACTTCGCGCAGCGGATAGTGCTGATAGCGAAGGGACGGATCATCGCCGATGGATCCGTTGACGAGGTGCGCCGGCTGACCAACCACCGTCGCCTCACCGCTCAGCTGCCCCCAGGCAGAGCAGAAAACCTGGTGGCAGAGCTCCGGCCGTTTCTAGGCGATGACGCGAGTCTCGACGGGACATGCCTGAACACGACTGTCATCGAATCCGATGCCCTCGCCTTGGCGCTGTTGGAGCGGGGAGCCTGGGATCTGACGGTCACCGCCGCAAACCTGGAAGAAGCCTTTTTCACCCTCACCGAGACGGAGCGACAGCCATGA
- a CDS encoding citrate synthase produces the protein MSDTVTLTVDGIAYELPLITGAEGERAVDISKLRSTTGLITLDDAYSNTGSCTSAITFIDGEHGILRYRGVPIEDLAARSSFIEVAELLIFGDLPDDEERDEFRQLLTDNSSLHRDMRKHFDGFPVDAHPMAILSAMINAIQAYDLPEIHITGEAGFRRAAALLLAKTRTIAAASYKSHVGQPVAYPRYDLSYAENFLHMMFTVPYREYEVTPEAAHALNMFFVLHADHEQNCSTSTVRMVASSGANLFTSVSAGVTALWGPSHGGANMAVIEMLERIRDDGMSVSSYLAKAKNRKSGIRLMGFGHRVYRNFDPRARILKKAAHDLLESMRIDDPLLDIAREVEEAALADDYFAERRLYPNVDFYSGIILRAIGIPLDMFTVLFAIGRTAGWIAHWKEVNDNSAQRIYRPRQLYTGNRLMKWLPRDER, from the coding sequence ATGTCCGATACCGTGACCCTGACCGTCGACGGCATCGCCTACGAGCTGCCCCTTATCACCGGCGCCGAGGGAGAGAGAGCTGTCGACATCTCCAAGCTGCGCTCCACCACCGGTCTCATCACCCTCGATGACGCATACAGCAACACCGGATCCTGTACATCCGCCATCACCTTCATCGACGGGGAACATGGCATCCTGCGGTATCGCGGGGTGCCTATTGAAGATCTCGCAGCCCGCTCGTCCTTCATCGAGGTGGCGGAGCTGCTGATCTTCGGTGATCTGCCCGACGATGAGGAGCGGGATGAGTTCCGTCAGCTACTGACCGATAACTCTTCTTTACACCGGGATATGCGCAAACACTTCGATGGGTTCCCTGTTGATGCCCATCCGATGGCGATACTTTCCGCGATGATCAATGCCATCCAGGCCTACGACCTACCTGAGATCCATATCACTGGGGAGGCGGGATTCCGTAGGGCCGCGGCGCTGCTGCTGGCCAAGACACGCACCATAGCCGCTGCCTCGTACAAGAGCCATGTCGGCCAGCCTGTCGCCTATCCGCGGTATGACCTGTCCTACGCCGAGAACTTCCTTCACATGATGTTCACCGTGCCCTACCGAGAATACGAGGTGACTCCCGAGGCGGCCCATGCGCTGAACATGTTCTTCGTCCTCCACGCCGATCACGAGCAGAACTGCTCGACCTCCACGGTGAGGATGGTCGCATCCAGCGGGGCGAACCTGTTCACATCGGTGTCGGCGGGTGTGACCGCCCTGTGGGGACCCTCACATGGTGGGGCGAACATGGCGGTGATCGAGATGCTGGAGCGGATCCGGGACGATGGCATGTCGGTCAGCTCTTACCTCGCAAAGGCCAAGAACCGTAAGTCTGGGATCCGGCTGATGGGTTTTGGGCATCGCGTTTACCGTAATTTCGATCCGCGCGCAAGGATCCTCAAGAAGGCCGCTCACGACCTCCTGGAGTCCATGCGCATCGACGACCCGCTGCTCGACATTGCCCGGGAAGTGGAGGAGGCGGCTCTGGCAGATGACTATTTCGCGGAGCGGCGCCTCTACCCGAACGTCGACTTCTACTCGGGCATCATCCTGCGGGCGATCGGGATTCCCCTCGACATGTTCACCGTGTTGTTCGCCATCGGCCGGACCGCGGGCTGGATAGCGCACTGGAAAGAGGTCAACGACAATTCCGCCCAGCGCATCTACCGGCCCCGCCAGCTCTACACGGGCAACCGGCTCATGAAGTGGCTTCCCCGCGACGAGAGGTGA
- a CDS encoding HD domain-containing protein produces MREPLPRAREWARTMHGHGDDVVVAHRDSSARAEPRPPRRREEREELERLSLNPAATFASGPGEREREEEPCEFRTCFERDRDRIVHSASFRRLAGKTQAVVHPTDHQRTRLTHAIEVAQCAVAIARGVGANLALTDAMALGHDCGHGPGGHASEDAFDAFLPEGYDHGPWGADVVLRGLNLTAQTLDGIRNHSWSRPAPTTLEGEIVSWADRIAYCAHDFEDAVAAGIVTTDELPSAVADVAGTARRIQLARFIGAVIDTTMTTGVVGMDPMTAGALGELRRFNYERIYTRPESVAQSVTVVKVLQGLVDYFLGHPGELPAEYRTEDAVRGVVTYVGGMTDRFAFDHAERLLGWDRALLPKGIGRGA; encoded by the coding sequence ATGAGAGAACCGCTTCCCAGGGCCCGTGAGTGGGCTAGGACCATGCACGGCCATGGCGATGATGTAGTGGTGGCTCACCGCGACTCGTCGGCCCGGGCGGAGCCACGTCCACCCAGGCGCCGGGAGGAGAGAGAGGAGCTGGAGCGGCTCAGCCTCAATCCCGCTGCGACCTTCGCCTCCGGGCCGGGGGAGCGAGAGCGGGAAGAGGAACCCTGCGAGTTCCGCACCTGTTTTGAGCGTGACCGGGACCGGATAGTCCACTCGGCCTCGTTCCGGAGGCTTGCCGGGAAGACCCAGGCGGTGGTCCATCCGACCGACCATCAGCGTACCCGCCTGACCCATGCCATCGAGGTGGCGCAGTGCGCGGTGGCGATAGCCCGTGGGGTTGGGGCGAATCTGGCCCTGACCGATGCCATGGCCCTGGGCCATGACTGCGGTCACGGACCGGGAGGACATGCCTCGGAGGATGCCTTCGACGCATTCCTACCGGAGGGCTACGACCACGGGCCGTGGGGCGCTGACGTGGTGCTCCGGGGCCTGAACCTGACCGCCCAGACCCTTGACGGCATCCGGAACCACTCGTGGTCCCGGCCGGCGCCCACCACCCTCGAGGGGGAGATCGTCAGCTGGGCTGATCGGATCGCCTATTGTGCGCATGATTTTGAGGACGCGGTCGCCGCGGGCATAGTCACCACAGACGAGCTGCCTTCAGCAGTGGCCGACGTGGCCGGCACGGCACGCCGAATCCAGCTCGCCCGATTCATCGGAGCGGTGATCGACACCACCATGACGACAGGCGTGGTTGGCATGGATCCGATGACGGCCGGGGCGCTGGGGGAGTTACGCCGCTTCAATTACGAGCGTATTTACACTCGTCCTGAGTCGGTGGCGCAGTCCGTCACAGTGGTCAAAGTGTTGCAGGGACTCGTCGATTATTTCCTCGGGCATCCTGGCGAGTTGCCCGCTGAGTATCGCACCGAGGATGCGGTGCGTGGGGTCGTGACCTATGTCGGGGGCATGACAGACCGTTTTGCTTTCGACCACGCGGAACGCCTCCTAGGCTGGGACAGAGCCCTACTCCCGAAGGGAATCGGGCGGGGCGCCTGA
- the dusB gene encoding tRNA dihydrouridine synthase DusB: MVESLRLHAPSRRDAVVVPLPVVLAPMAGITNAAYRALCLEQGAGLYVCEMLTSRGIIAGDQKTRSMLTFGPSETIRSVQLYGVDPEIMAQATRTLITGHGVHHIDLNFGCPVPKVTRKGGGGVLPYKRDRLRAIIRAAVRAADEFGVPVTVKTRIGIDADHETFLDAGRIAEEEGAAAIALHARTVQQAYSGKANWSRIAELKQAVGIPVLGNGDLWEAEDALRMMAETGCDGVVIGRGCLGRPWLFGDLAAAFAGEPQRARPTLGEVGAMIVRHAELLTALMGERGVVDLRKHMAWYFKGYPVGELRRRFAMVASLDELRRLVGLLDADQPFPVGELGTPRGRQGGPRSKVVLPHGWYDDTGGRELDLTEAEDGVSGG, translated from the coding sequence GTGGTCGAGTCGCTTCGCCTGCACGCGCCCAGCCGACGTGATGCCGTCGTGGTGCCGCTTCCTGTGGTGCTGGCACCGATGGCCGGCATCACGAACGCCGCCTACCGGGCGCTCTGCCTGGAGCAGGGTGCCGGGTTATATGTCTGCGAGATGCTGACATCGCGAGGAATCATCGCTGGCGACCAGAAAACCCGCTCCATGCTCACCTTTGGCCCGAGCGAGACCATCCGGTCAGTGCAGCTCTACGGCGTTGACCCTGAGATCATGGCGCAGGCCACGAGGACTCTGATCACTGGCCATGGTGTCCACCACATCGATCTCAATTTCGGCTGCCCTGTCCCCAAGGTGACCCGCAAAGGCGGGGGCGGTGTGCTGCCATACAAGCGTGATCGCCTCCGCGCCATCATCAGGGCAGCGGTCCGCGCTGCGGATGAATTCGGGGTTCCCGTCACAGTCAAGACCCGGATTGGGATCGACGCGGACCATGAAACCTTCCTTGACGCGGGACGCATCGCTGAGGAGGAAGGGGCAGCCGCCATCGCCCTGCACGCCCGCACCGTGCAGCAGGCATACTCGGGGAAAGCCAACTGGTCCCGCATCGCGGAGCTCAAGCAGGCCGTGGGCATCCCCGTTCTGGGCAACGGTGACCTGTGGGAAGCCGAGGACGCGTTGCGGATGATGGCTGAGACCGGCTGCGACGGCGTGGTGATCGGGCGTGGCTGCCTGGGTAGGCCATGGCTGTTTGGCGACCTTGCAGCCGCTTTCGCCGGGGAACCCCAGCGTGCCCGACCGACCCTTGGAGAGGTCGGTGCCATGATCGTCCGTCATGCTGAGCTGCTGACCGCGCTGATGGGAGAGCGTGGTGTGGTGGATCTGCGCAAGCACATGGCCTGGTACTTCAAGGGTTATCCTGTCGGCGAACTGCGCCGCCGATTCGCCATGGTCGCCTCGCTTGATGAGTTGCGCCGGCTGGTTGGCCTCCTCGACGCCGACCAGCCCTTCCCCGTAGGAGAGCTAGGTACCCCGAGGGGACGGCAAGGAGGTCCCAGGAGCAAGGTGGTCCTGCCCCACGGCTGGTATGACGACACCGGGGGCCGTGAACTGGACCTCACCGAGGCCGAGGACGGGGTCAGCGGAGGATGA
- a CDS encoding sensor histidine kinase — translation MWQSSSTGVLLAAIWLVFLAFPALSVWNLEDPLARTVGILALVLFVPAYLRSFTDMGNYLDPRERRRQLFRGALILLAVGILFWAIGTKAFSMFPFLAAFTSYGLWAPVRIPATIAVAGGGMAVMLWAGVGLSDGGAILTVLVAIMGMITVKLVEHEAITAEHEQQRAVAEQRERMIRDVHDLVGHSLTVANLRLQLAERLFESDPGQAKAELEQTRAFLTEAQEELRLSVTGEWERPVAEETIRVVKVLRSNGIEVRVEGDPQEVRGPIVLVLGWVLREAATNVLRHAHATRVEITFTSGRFSLADDGDGYCGGEGSGLAGMRERVAAVGSGFSFGPSGLGGCEVTVTW, via the coding sequence GTGTGGCAGAGCTCCTCCACCGGAGTTCTGCTTGCCGCCATCTGGCTGGTCTTCCTGGCTTTCCCCGCCTTGTCGGTGTGGAATCTCGAGGATCCGTTGGCCCGGACGGTGGGAATCCTGGCCCTGGTCCTGTTCGTCCCCGCCTATCTCAGGTCCTTCACGGACATGGGAAACTATCTGGATCCACGAGAGAGACGCAGGCAGCTGTTCCGGGGCGCGCTCATACTGCTGGCGGTCGGGATCCTTTTCTGGGCGATCGGCACCAAGGCATTCAGCATGTTCCCTTTCCTGGCGGCCTTCACCAGCTATGGTCTGTGGGCCCCGGTCCGCATTCCGGCCACAATAGCCGTTGCCGGGGGCGGGATGGCGGTTATGCTCTGGGCGGGTGTGGGACTCAGCGATGGCGGTGCCATCCTCACAGTTCTGGTGGCCATCATGGGGATGATCACCGTGAAGCTGGTTGAGCATGAGGCCATCACCGCTGAGCATGAGCAGCAGCGGGCGGTCGCTGAACAACGAGAGCGGATGATCCGCGATGTGCACGACCTCGTCGGGCATTCCCTGACGGTCGCGAATCTCCGGCTGCAGCTGGCTGAGCGGCTGTTCGAGAGCGACCCTGGGCAGGCCAAGGCCGAGCTGGAGCAGACCCGGGCCTTCCTGACCGAGGCTCAGGAGGAGTTGCGGCTCAGCGTGACCGGAGAGTGGGAACGGCCAGTTGCGGAGGAGACCATCCGTGTTGTCAAGGTGTTGCGTTCCAATGGGATCGAGGTGCGAGTCGAAGGCGATCCCCAAGAGGTACGGGGCCCGATCGTCCTCGTTCTCGGCTGGGTGTTGCGGGAGGCTGCCACCAACGTGCTCCGCCATGCCCATGCGACCCGCGTGGAGATCACCTTCACCAGCGGCCGGTTCTCACTGGCAGATGACGGGGATGGCTACTGTGGGGGAGAAGGCAGCGGGCTGGCCGGCATGCGGGAGCGCGTGGCGGCTGTTGGCAGCGGATTCAGTTTCGGTCCCTCCGGGCTCGGGGGATGCGAGGTGACGGTTACGTGGTGA
- a CDS encoding M3 family metallopeptidase: MNPLLTPSTLPFQLPDYANLTDAQFKEAIEEGLAQQRAALEAIATNPEAPDAENTIIAWELSSATLDRAGSAFWVAKAADANEQRDAVETALAPRLAEHNSMILLDSRLFNRLVRLRDRADTGEVTLSEQDRYWLDEHIREFERSGIALDDAAQQRLRELNVELAGLSVAFEQALVDGRNASAVLVTDRSDLAGLGDEEVKAAREAAQALGQEGWLIELTNTTGQPVLADLVNRDLRRRVFEASVGRGLSGPYDTRQLVLDIARRRAERARLLGYEHHAAWVAADGCARTTEAVLGLLRQVTPGAVELANREAEELQQALEEDEPGARLAAWDWEHYAAKQAASKTIDPAVLRPYLEYHRVLHEGVFAAATALYGITFHARPELHGFTGESEVYEVCETDGSTLGAVILDPFTRNTKRGGAWMTSIVDQADLTKALPVVTNTCNFPRPTEGSPSLLSWDNVITMFHEFGHALHGLLSKVRYPSRSGTAVPRDFVEFPSQVNELWAWDAKLISRFAVHHETGAPLPAALAERLRASRSVGEGHHTLELVAAMLLDQAWHSTTLEELPASVDELEGFEAAALQRAGVAHELVPPRYRSCYFSHIFGGGYAAAYYGYLWAEVMDADACAWFKDNGGLNREAGEHFRRELLRHGGSIEPMESWRGFRGAEPDVSHLLRRKGLANA, from the coding sequence ATGAATCCGTTGCTGACTCCCTCGACGCTGCCTTTCCAACTTCCCGACTACGCCAATCTGACCGACGCACAGTTCAAGGAGGCTATAGAGGAGGGCCTGGCGCAGCAGAGAGCCGCTCTGGAGGCAATCGCAACCAACCCCGAGGCACCCGATGCCGAGAACACCATCATCGCCTGGGAGCTCAGCTCGGCTACCTTGGATCGTGCCGGTTCAGCCTTCTGGGTCGCGAAAGCGGCTGATGCCAATGAGCAGCGCGACGCCGTCGAGACGGCGCTGGCCCCCAGGCTGGCAGAGCACAACAGCATGATCCTGCTGGACAGTCGCCTCTTTAACCGGCTGGTTAGGCTCCGCGACCGCGCAGACACCGGGGAGGTGACCCTGAGTGAACAAGACCGCTACTGGCTCGACGAGCATATTCGCGAGTTTGAGCGCTCAGGCATCGCGCTAGATGACGCTGCGCAGCAGCGACTGCGGGAACTGAATGTGGAGCTGGCTGGGCTGTCCGTGGCCTTCGAGCAGGCTCTCGTGGATGGCCGTAACGCCTCAGCCGTGCTGGTAACTGACCGGTCTGATCTGGCTGGCCTGGGGGATGAGGAGGTCAAGGCGGCCCGGGAGGCGGCCCAGGCCCTGGGGCAGGAGGGCTGGCTGATTGAGCTGACCAACACCACTGGCCAGCCGGTACTGGCGGATCTGGTGAACCGTGACCTGCGCCGCCGCGTCTTCGAGGCTTCCGTGGGGAGGGGCCTGAGCGGCCCATACGACACCCGCCAGCTCGTGCTGGACATCGCCCGGCGCCGCGCGGAACGCGCCCGGCTCCTGGGCTACGAACACCATGCCGCCTGGGTAGCTGCCGACGGGTGTGCACGGACCACCGAGGCAGTTCTCGGCCTGCTCAGGCAGGTCACGCCAGGGGCAGTCGAGTTGGCGAATCGTGAGGCCGAGGAGCTACAGCAGGCCCTTGAGGAGGATGAGCCGGGCGCGAGGCTCGCTGCCTGGGACTGGGAGCACTATGCCGCGAAGCAGGCTGCCTCCAAGACCATAGATCCTGCGGTGCTGCGCCCCTACCTGGAGTACCACCGGGTGCTGCATGAAGGGGTTTTCGCGGCCGCCACAGCTCTTTACGGCATCACCTTCCATGCCCGCCCCGAACTTCACGGCTTCACCGGAGAGTCAGAGGTGTACGAGGTCTGCGAAACTGACGGTAGCACGCTGGGGGCGGTGATTCTTGACCCGTTCACCCGGAACACCAAGCGGGGCGGAGCCTGGATGACCTCCATCGTCGACCAGGCGGACCTGACCAAGGCCCTGCCGGTGGTTACAAACACCTGTAATTTCCCCCGTCCCACCGAGGGTTCCCCGAGTCTGCTGAGCTGGGACAACGTGATCACGATGTTCCACGAGTTCGGCCACGCGCTCCATGGCCTGCTCTCAAAGGTCAGGTATCCGTCCCGCTCCGGCACAGCAGTGCCTCGTGACTTTGTGGAGTTTCCCTCGCAGGTGAACGAGCTGTGGGCCTGGGATGCGAAGCTGATCTCCCGGTTCGCGGTCCATCATGAGACCGGTGCGCCCCTGCCTGCCGCACTGGCTGAGAGGCTCCGGGCCTCGCGGTCCGTCGGTGAAGGACACCATACTCTGGAGCTGGTGGCGGCGATGCTACTGGATCAGGCCTGGCACAGCACTACCCTGGAGGAGTTGCCGGCCTCGGTTGATGAGCTGGAGGGATTTGAGGCCGCTGCCCTACAGCGGGCTGGTGTCGCGCATGAGCTGGTCCCGCCGCGGTACCGTTCGTGCTATTTCAGCCACATCTTCGGCGGCGGCTACGCGGCTGCCTACTACGGATATCTGTGGGCGGAGGTCATGGACGCCGATGCCTGCGCCTGGTTCAAGGACAATGGCGGTCTCAACCGGGAGGCTGGCGAGCATTTCCGCCGCGAGTTGCTGAGACACGGTGGGAGTATTGAACCCATGGAGTCGTGGCGTGGTTTCCGCGGCGCAGAGCCCGATGTTTCTCATCTGCTGCGCCGCAAGGGACTTGCCAACGCCTAG
- a CDS encoding ROK family protein: MILSSIDPTSRLVVQTVLRHGPIARVGVAQRTGLSSGSMTRLTTPLVAAGILQERRPTPAKQLGRPALPLVVVDDAARFVGVKVVPGQLHAVVTGLAGHVRATDVRQADTSTIETTAQAIAQLVDEFSGPHEPTSVGVALAAAVDPHGEVRAAPLLGWGGGNLTALVTEACGLPCKAANDVDALTLAEHWVGHGRRTHNFVVITVGAGVGAGAVVADELVVGHQGSTGMVGEAWTTWGQRFHDALADEPLRAAASESAGREVSLEELAQADDPAIVAVLDRAAVALGELVVLAKQFWGPERVLLTGEGIIHYKDRVDLIQQVLRDRRFENIDPPELVLAEQDFHAWARGAAAVATRLSLAY, from the coding sequence GTGATTCTCAGCTCCATCGATCCCACTTCGCGACTAGTGGTGCAGACGGTGTTGCGCCACGGTCCCATCGCGCGGGTCGGCGTGGCCCAGCGCACCGGTCTGAGCTCCGGCTCGATGACCAGGCTGACCACGCCGCTTGTTGCCGCCGGGATTCTCCAGGAACGACGCCCCACACCCGCAAAACAGCTTGGGCGTCCCGCCCTGCCACTGGTGGTGGTTGATGATGCTGCGCGATTCGTCGGCGTGAAGGTGGTGCCGGGGCAGTTGCACGCGGTGGTGACCGGGCTTGCTGGCCATGTCCGGGCCACTGATGTCCGCCAGGCGGACACCTCTACGATAGAAACGACCGCACAGGCCATCGCACAGCTTGTCGACGAGTTCTCCGGGCCTCACGAGCCGACCTCGGTGGGTGTGGCGCTGGCAGCCGCTGTCGATCCGCACGGAGAGGTGCGTGCGGCGCCTCTGCTTGGCTGGGGAGGCGGCAACCTGACTGCCCTCGTCACCGAGGCCTGCGGACTGCCGTGTAAGGCCGCCAACGACGTCGATGCCCTGACCCTGGCCGAGCACTGGGTCGGGCATGGGCGCCGGACCCATAATTTCGTCGTCATCACCGTTGGGGCAGGTGTGGGGGCTGGGGCCGTGGTTGCCGATGAGCTGGTCGTCGGACACCAGGGATCGACTGGGATGGTGGGCGAGGCGTGGACGACGTGGGGGCAGCGCTTCCATGACGCGCTCGCCGACGAACCACTCCGGGCAGCAGCCAGTGAGTCTGCCGGCCGGGAGGTGTCGCTGGAGGAACTGGCTCAGGCGGATGATCCGGCCATCGTGGCGGTACTTGACCGTGCGGCTGTCGCTCTCGGTGAACTGGTGGTGCTGGCCAAGCAGTTCTGGGGTCCGGAGCGGGTCCTGCTGACTGGTGAGGGCATCATCCACTACAAGGATCGGGTGGATCTGATCCAGCAGGTTTTGAGGGACCGGCGTTTCGAGAACATCGACCCACCTGAGCTGGTGCTGGCCGAACAGGATTTCCATGCCTGGGCCCGTGGCGCCGCAGCAGTGGCAACGCGGCTGAGCCTCGCCTACTGA
- a CDS encoding ABC transporter permease, translating into MNLAYVRIELARCFRDVGNLMFTLALPVAMYLLFGKAEYSGQQVGRGTIGFYVMASMGAYGAVIAATAISAQAATESMLGWGRQLALTRQQPLGFVANKVVVALVVGAVSSGLVFLVGAFTGAKAEAWWVWAATWGTAILGAVLFGIFGLAMALLLRSESASSIASGAMVFLAFFGNVFLPLEGVMLDIARFTPMYGYVGLVRYPQLEGEIIRVNPPQTDSVWVLSGNYLAWLLVFTGLAVLGQRRSRKRQ; encoded by the coding sequence ATGAACCTCGCTTATGTCCGTATCGAGCTCGCCAGGTGTTTCCGGGACGTCGGTAACCTGATGTTCACCCTCGCGCTGCCTGTCGCGATGTATCTGCTGTTTGGCAAGGCCGAGTACTCCGGCCAGCAGGTGGGACGCGGAACGATTGGCTTCTATGTCATGGCATCGATGGGCGCCTATGGTGCTGTGATCGCAGCGACAGCGATCTCGGCGCAGGCCGCCACGGAGTCCATGCTCGGCTGGGGCCGTCAACTGGCCTTGACCAGGCAGCAGCCGCTTGGTTTTGTTGCGAACAAGGTTGTGGTGGCCCTGGTAGTCGGTGCTGTCTCCTCCGGACTCGTCTTCCTGGTGGGGGCCTTCACAGGAGCGAAAGCCGAAGCCTGGTGGGTGTGGGCCGCCACCTGGGGGACCGCCATTCTGGGAGCCGTGCTGTTCGGCATCTTCGGTCTTGCGATGGCTCTGCTGCTGAGATCCGAGAGTGCCAGCAGCATCGCTAGCGGCGCCATGGTCTTCCTCGCCTTCTTCGGGAATGTGTTCCTGCCCCTTGAGGGAGTGATGCTCGATATCGCCAGGTTCACCCCCATGTACGGCTATGTTGGGTTGGTGCGCTACCCGCAGCTCGAAGGTGAGATCATTCGCGTCAATCCACCGCAGACCGATTCGGTCTGGGTTCTTTCTGGCAACTACCTGGCCTGGCTGTTGGTCTTCACTGGGCTCGCAGTGCTCGGCCAGAGACGTTCCAGGAAACGCCAGTGA
- a CDS encoding response regulator transcription factor, whose product MVIRVLLADDQTLVRGALAALLGLEPDIEVVAQVGRGDEVVLAAQESGAEVCLIDIQMPGIDGIDAARQVRESLPGARVVMVTTFDRPGYLRRALDVGAVGFVVKTTPAPQLAEAVRRAHAGLRTVDSQLANDLLFSGPNPLTEREQEILQLARTGEPVARLAKRLFLSPGTVRNHLSSAIGKLGAANRVEAAQFATERGWL is encoded by the coding sequence GTGGTGATAAGGGTGCTGCTGGCTGATGACCAGACCTTGGTGCGGGGTGCGCTGGCTGCCCTGCTCGGCCTGGAACCCGATATCGAGGTGGTGGCCCAGGTCGGCAGGGGAGACGAGGTGGTATTGGCTGCCCAGGAGTCGGGGGCTGAGGTCTGCCTGATTGACATCCAGATGCCTGGTATCGATGGGATCGATGCGGCCCGCCAGGTGAGGGAATCGCTCCCCGGGGCGCGGGTTGTGATGGTAACCACCTTCGATCGTCCCGGCTACCTGAGAAGGGCTCTTGACGTCGGCGCTGTGGGGTTCGTCGTCAAAACCACCCCGGCCCCTCAGCTCGCCGAGGCGGTGCGCCGTGCTCATGCTGGGTTGCGCACGGTCGACTCGCAGCTAGCCAACGATCTGTTGTTCAGCGGTCCCAACCCCCTCACTGAGCGTGAGCAGGAAATCCTGCAGCTGGCGCGTACCGGTGAGCCGGTGGCGCGACTGGCAAAACGACTGTTCCTGTCCCCGGGAACCGTGCGCAACCATCTTTCCAGCGCCATCGGCAAGCTGGGAGCGGCGAACCGGGTGGAGGCGGCACAGTTTGCCACGGAACGCGGCTGGCTGTGA